A single Pan paniscus chromosome 21, NHGRI_mPanPan1-v2.0_pri, whole genome shotgun sequence DNA region contains:
- the ZBP1 gene encoding Z-DNA-binding protein 1 isoform X6 encodes MAQAPADPGREGHLEQRILQVLTEAGSPVKLAQLVKECQAPKRELNQVLYRMKKEFKVSLTAPATWRLGGTDPEGEGPAELALSSPAERPQQHAATIPETPGPQFSQQREEDIYRFLKDNGPQRALVIAQALGMRTAKDVNRDLYRMKSRHLLDMDEQSKAWMIYRPEDSGRRAKSASIIYQHNPINMICQNGPNSRISIANSEAIQIGHGNIITRQTVSREDGSAGPRHLPSMAPGDSSTWGTLVDPWGPQDIHMERSILRRVQLGHSNEMRLHGVPSEGPAHIPPGSPPVSATAAGPEASFEARIPSPGAHPEGEAAQRIHMKSCFLEDATIGNSNKMSISPGVPGPGGVAGSGEGEPGEDAVIISMLVEVSP; translated from the exons ATGGCCCAGGCTCCTGCTGACCCGGGCAGAGAAG GCCACCTTGAACAGAGAATCCTGCAGGTGCTGACAGAGGCTGGCTCCCCGGTGAAACTTGCCCAGCTGGTGAAGGAATGCCAAGCACCCAAGAGGGAGCTCAACCAAGTCCTCTACCGAATGAAAAAGGAGTTCAAAGTCTCCCTCACAGCCCCCGCCACCTGGCGCTTGGGCGGGACTGATCCTGAAGGCGAGGGTCCTGCAGAGCTGGCCTTGTCCAGCCCTG CCGAGAGGCCCCAGCAACATGCAGCTACAATTCCAGAGACCCCTGGCCCTCAGTTCAGCCAACAACGGG AGGAAGACATCTACAGGTTTCTCAAAGACAATGGTCCCCAGAGGGCCCTGGTCATCGCCCAAGCACTGGGAATGAGGACAGCAAAAGATGTGAACCGAGACTTGTACAGGATGAAGAGCAGGCACCTTCTGGACATGGATGAGCAGTCCAAAGCATGGATGATTTACCGCCCAG AAGATTCTGGAAGAAGAGCAAAGTCGGCCTCAATTATTTACCAGCACAATCCAATCAACATGATCTGCCAGAATGGACCCAACAGCCGGATTTCCATTGCAAACTCCGAAGCCATCCAGATTGGACACGGGAACATCATTACAAGACAGACAGTCTCCAGGGAGGACG GTTCCGCCGGTCCACGCCACCTCCCTTCAATGGCACCAGGTGATTCCTCAACTTGGGGGACCCTAGTTGATCCCTGGGGGCCCCAGGACATCCACATGGAGCGGTCCATACTGAGACGGGTGCAGCTGGGACACAGCAATGAGATGAGGCTTCACGGCGTCCCATCCGAGGGCCCTGCCCACATCCCCCCTGGCAGCCCCCCAG TCTCTGCCACTGCTGCCGGCCCAGAAGCTTCGTTTGAAGCAAGAATTCCCAGTCCAGGAGCTCACCCCGAGGGGGAAGCCGCCCAGAGAATCCACATGAAATCGTGCTTTCTCGAGGACGCCACCATCGGCAACAGCAACAAAATGTCTATCAGCCCAGGGGTGCCTGGCCCAGGAGGAGTCGCAGGGTCTGGAGAGGGGGAGCCAGGGGAGGACGCAG